AAGCCGCTTTAGCCTTCAAAACCAACGCCACAGCCTCATCCGCCGTCTTCCCCACCGCGCTCAGGTGCCCCATCTTGCGCCCCTTACGCGGCTTCAGCTTCTCATACAGATGCAGCCTCACTCCCGGCACCGCCAGCGCCGCATCAAACGCGGGCTCCCGAGGAGACCCATCCGCGGCAATCCAGTGATCCCCCAGCAGATTCGCAATCGCCGCAGGCTGCACCACATCCACATCCCCCAGCGGAAGATCGCACGCCGCCCTCACCGCCTGTTCAAACTGGCTGGTCACACAAGCCCGCTCGCTCTGGTGATAGCTGTTATGCGGCCTCGGAGCCAGCTCATTCACCAGCAGCCTGCCCCCGTCGGTAACAAACATCTCCACTGCCAGCAGCCCCTCGAGTTGAAAGGTGTCAGCGATCTCACTAGCAATCCTCCGCGCCTCCCGCTCCATCTCCGAAGAAATCGGAGCCGGAATCACGCTCCAGTCCAGAATCTGATTCTCATGGTGGTTCCAGGCCGCCGGATAAACCTTCACCTCGCCGCTCGGCGACCGCGCCACCATCACGCTGATCTCGCGCTCCAGCTCCACGGCCTGCTCAACTACCCCCGGCCCTTCGCCCAGCGCCTCCCAGGCCCCGCGAACGTCGTTCTCGGTCACCTCTCCAGCGAACCCGACCTTACCCTGTCCACGCCCGTCATACCCACCCGTGGCGCTCTTGCAGAAGCACCGCCCACCCAGCGCGGCGATCGCCTCCCGCACCTGGTCCAGCGACCTTGCCGCCCGATACTCGCCGACGGGAAAGCCATGCTTCCGCAGCCAGTCCTTCTGCTCAATCCGGTCCTGAATCACCGCCAGCATCGCCCCACCCGGCCTTACCGGACAGAAGCTGGCCGCGGCCTCCATGCTGCGCGGGCTGATCTGCTCAATCTCCAGCGTCACCACGTCGCACCCACGCGCCAGGTTCGCCGCGCCTCTGCTGTCATCCCACCCCGCCTCAATGCAGCCGTCGACGACAAACCGCGCCGGACAGCCCGGATCAGGATCAAGCACCAGAATCCGATACCCCATCCCACGCGCCGCCATGGCGATCATCCGCCCGAGCTGCCCACCACCAAAAATCCCAATCGTTGCCCCAGGAAGAATCGCGCTCACGCCTGTGCCTCATCTTCCAGGCTATCGGCCAG
This is a stretch of genomic DNA from Granulicella sp. WH15. It encodes these proteins:
- the purK gene encoding 5-(carboxyamino)imidazole ribonucleotide synthase, whose translation is MSAILPGATIGIFGGGQLGRMIAMAARGMGYRILVLDPDPGCPARFVVDGCIEAGWDDSRGAANLARGCDVVTLEIEQISPRSMEAAASFCPVRPGGAMLAVIQDRIEQKDWLRKHGFPVGEYRAARSLDQVREAIAALGGRCFCKSATGGYDGRGQGKVGFAGEVTENDVRGAWEALGEGPGVVEQAVELEREISVMVARSPSGEVKVYPAAWNHHENQILDWSVIPAPISSEMEREARRIASEIADTFQLEGLLAVEMFVTDGGRLLVNELAPRPHNSYHQSERACVTSQFEQAVRAACDLPLGDVDVVQPAAIANLLGDHWIAADGSPREPAFDAALAVPGVRLHLYEKLKPRKGRKMGHLSAVGKTADEAVALVLKAKAAL